The sequence CCGGAGTGGGTCGTCTGCTCGTAATCGTCGATGACGAGCTTCGAGTCCAGCAGGATCCCGTCGTCGAGTTCGTGTTTGCCCGCGGCGTCCGCGCCGATGGCGTTGATGTGGGTGTGCGGCCCGACCGCCTCGCGGGGGACGATCGGGGACTCGACGGGCGTGACCGTCGAGAGGACGTCACACGACGCCGCCTCCGTGATCGACCCGCCGACCACGTCGAACTCGTCTTCGAAGGCCGCGACGAACGCCGCGGTCCGTTCCTCGTCGCGGTCGGCGACCACGACCCGCTCGATGTCGCGGACCTGTGCGATCGCGCGGAGCTGCGTGTACGATTGGACGCCCGCGCCGACGACCCCGAGGGAGTCGGCGTCCGCAACCGCGAGGTGGTCGGTCGCGACCGCCGCCGCGGCCCCGGTCCGGAGCTGTGTGAGCTCCTTGCCGTCGAGGATCGCAAGCGGGAACGCGGTTTCGGGGTCGGAGTAGATCATCGTCCCCAACACCGTCGGGAGGTCGAACTTCTCGGGGTTGTCGGGGTGGACGTTGATCCACTTGATCCCCGCGGCGTCCCATTCCGGGGTGGAGAGGTACGCGGGCATCGACCGGAAATCGCCGTTGTACGCCGGCAGATCGATGTAGGACTTGGCCGGCATCTGCGCGTCGCCGCGGGCGAACGCCGCGAAGGCCGCCTCGACCGCGGGCACGACCTCGGAGAGGGATGCGTGCTCCCGGACGTCGTCGCCGTTCAGCAGCAGCGTTTCCATACCCGAGGGTCGTCGGGCGGACCCCTAAGTCGTGACGGTGGAGACGGCCTCGGGGACACAGAATCGGGGGGATCGAGCCGGGGAGTGGAGGCACTCGGCGGTCGGGCAAAAATAGAAGCCCGAACCGGCGATCGGTCGTTGGTGTGGCCGGCCTCGGATCGGCTGCGCTGGGCGACGCCTGACGGCCTATGGAACGCAGTCTCCGACTGCGTTTACATCGCGCCGCCCATACCGCCCATTCCGCCCATCCCGCCGGCGCCGCCGGGGCCGCCCGCGCCGCCTTCGTCGCCGTCGCCGGAGGTGCTCAGCTCGTCGGCAGCGATGATGTCGTCGATCTTGAGCACGAGGTTCGCGGCCTCGGTGGCCGAGGACAGCGCCTGCTCCTTCGAGTGGGCGGGCTCGACGACGCCCGCGTCGAAGGTATCCTCGACGTCGTTCGTGAAGACGTTCAGCCCGGCGTGGACATCGCCGTTCTCGTGGGCTTCGCGGAGCTCGACCAGGGTGTCGATGGAGTCGAGCCCGGCGTTGCCGGCGAGCACGCGGGGCACGAGTTCGACCGCGTCGGCGAACGCCTCGACCGCGAGCTGTTCGCGGCCGCTGACGGTGCTGGCGTAGCTCCGGAGCTGCCGGGCGACCTCGACCTCGATGGCGCCGCCGCCGGAGACGACCCGGCCGTCGGAGACGGTGGTCGAGACCACGTCGAGGGCGTCCTCGACGCCGCGCTCGATCTCGTCGACGACGTGTTCGGTGGAGCCGCGCAGCAGCAGGGTCACGCCGTGGGCCTCGTCGCCGTGGCCCTCGACGTAGAACAGCTCGTCGTCGGAGTCACGACGGACCGAGCCGTGGCCGAGGTCCGCCTCGGTGACGCTCGACACGTCGGAGACGACCGCGCCGCCGACCACGTCGCGGAGGAACCCGATGTCGGATTTCTTCGTCCGACGGACCGCGAGGATGCCCTCCTTCGCGAGGTAATGCTGGGCCATATCGTCGATGCCCTTCTGGCAGAAGACGACGTCGGCGCCGGAGTCGACGATGTGCTGGACCTTCTCGCGGAGCTCCTTTTCCTCCTGATCGAGGAACTTCTGGAGCTGATCCGGGGAATCGACGTTGACCGTGGTGTCGACGTCGGTCTCCTCGATCTCGATGGCCTCGTCGAGCAGCAGGATGTCGGCGTGCTCGGACGCCGAGGGCATATTGTCGTGGACGGGGTCCTTGTCGATGACGGCTCCGTGGAGGAGCTCCGACTCGCCGGTGCCGCGCCCGGTCTGGGTCTCGATGTTGGCGTTCTGGAGGTCGACGACGTAGGAGCCGTCGTCGGCCTCGACCGTGACCGCCTCAACGGTCTCGACGGCCAACTCGGCGAGGAGCTCCTTGTCGAGTTCGGAGCTTTTGCCGGTCATCGACGTCTCGGCGACCTTCTTGAGGAGTTCGGTGTCGTCGGGCGTGACCGACTCGGAGGCCTCGTCGACCGCCGAGCGGGCCTCCTGGCTCGCGAGGTGGAAGCCGTTGATGATCGCGGTGGGGTGGATGTCCTGATCGAGGAGCTCCTCGGCGTTCTTCAGGAGTTCACCCGCGATGGCGACCGCGGTGGTCGTGCCGTCGCCGGCCTCGTCCTCCTGGGTCTCGGCGACTTCGACGATCATCTCCGCGGTGGGGTTGTCGATGTCCATCTCGGTCAGGATGGTGACCCCGTCGTTGGTGATGGTGACGTCGCCCATCGAGTCGACGAGCATCTTGTCCATCCCCTTCGGTCCGAGTGTCGAGCGTACGGACTCCGCGACGGCGCGAGCGGCCTGGATGTTGTACTCCTGCGCGTCGCGATCCTTGACGCGCTGGGCGTCCTCGCCCATAATGATCATCGGCTGACCCTGTTGCATTCGCTGACTCATAGACGGTGCTTGATTGTTTGTGATTCTATATAAATCCTGTGGTGGACGGCGAGGTCGACCGCGTCCGATAGTATGTGAAAGACCAACGCATTTCGGCCGAGTCGCCCGGTTTTTTGCGGATTTGGTGTGAGAACCGGTATCAATACCCGTCGGCGTGAGAGCGGTATCGACGGCTATTTATATGTGTTCCGTCGGGTGGGCGGCCGCTGGTCGGTGAATGGTTCTACGACGGACCGGAAGACGGTGGGACCGGTTTCGTGACGGCCATACCGGCGGCTCCCGGGCCTCGAACGGTCCGGAGAACGTGGTCGTCGCCGTGCGGCGGTCACTCCCCGTCGGGGAGTTCGTCCGCGAGGAACGGCCGATCGCGGGTGGATTCGAAGGGCGGGAGGTCGTCGTCGGTGTCCAGCGCGTCGAGTTCCGCCTCGTACAGTTGCTCCTGGAGTTGGCTCCGCTTGTTCCGTCCCTTCCGCTCGCGACCGGCTTTCGTGTCAGGCATTGTCAACCGTGACAACGTCACTCAATGTAATGAACGTTTCGACACTCCGCGGAATCGGGGTACGGTCGGGGTCAGGCCCTGAGACCCCGCAGTACGTCGTTGATCGGCCCGAGTTCGATGTCGTTGGGCGAGGTTGCGTCCATCGTGGTTGCGAACCGGACGGTCCGGCCGTCGTCGATGGTGAATGCAGCCCGCTGGTGCACCCGACGCATCCCCTCGTACTCCGCGCGCACCACGCCGTACTGATCGGCGACGTCCTTGACGGTGTCCGACAGCAGTGGGTAGTTGCTGTCGTGGTGCTCGGCGAACCGCTCGTGGGAGTGGATCCCGTCGCCGGAGACGCCCAGCACGGCGAGATCGTCGTCCAACTCGAAGAACTCCGCGTCCCGGAGGGCACACATCCCCGCCGTGCAGATGGGGTCGAAATCGAACGTGTAGAACGTCGGAAAGACCCACTGCCCCGCGCCGGTGTGATCGCTGAAGCGGTAGCTGTCGCGGTCGCCGTCGTTGTACCGCACACCTCGAAGTCGGGCGCGGCCCCAGGATCGATGTCGCTATCACACCACCGCGAGACCGTCCCACGGGCGAGAAGGTGCCCGTTTGGCGCCGACGAACCCGTCGAAATCGTGGTACGACGCGGCGGCAGTTCGTTCACACCGACGAGCGCCGGGACGGGGATTTGGACCACGGTCGCTCGCTTCGTCGCCGGGCTCCGCCCGGCTGCCAGCGGGACCTTTGATCCCGCCCTGCTCGCTCCCTGCTTCAACTCCCCGCATAGAAGCCGCGCTGCTCGCTTCGTTCGCAGACGCGGACGCCGGGACGGGGATTTGAACCCGATTGCGAGACTCACTTCGTTCGTCTCGCGTGGTTCAAATCCCCTTGTAGCGTCGTCACTGTTCACTTCGTTCACAGATACGAGCGCCGGGACGGGGATTTGAACCCCGGATCCCAGAGGGAACACGCTTTCCAGGCGTGCGCCTTACCACTCGGCCATCCCGGCCCGATTTCGATTACTCCGCTGAGTCGTTTAACTTCTTCCTTTCGCCGCCAGCCGGGGTTCGAGCACGAACGACAGTACTGTCACGAATCCCCCGATTGCGAAGCCGATCCCGACGGTGGGAACGATCCCCAGATCGACCGAGCCCACGAACAGCCTGACCCCCTGGAGGAGCACCAGAAACGTCAGCGCGCCGATGAGCCCCCACAGGACCGCCGATCGGAGCCCGGTCACGCCAACACCTCCACCTGGTAGCCCGCGGCTTCGAGCGCGTCGAGCACCTGGTCGATGTGGTCGTGCCCGCGCGTCTCGATTTCGATCTCGATGTCCGCCTCGTTCATTGCGACGTCCCTGGAGGTCCGGTCGTGCTGGACCGCGTAGATGTTCGCACGCTCGGCGGCGATGATCTCGACCAGTTCCTCCAGGGCCCCGGGCCGGTCACGGAGCACGGTTCGGATCTTCAGATACCGACCGGTCGCAACGAGGCCGCGAACGAGAACCGTCGTCAGCTGGTTCGTGTCGATGTTGCCGCCGCACAGCGCCGGCACGATGGTCTCGTCGTCGTCGTAGTCGAACGCCTCGAACAGCAGCGCCGCCATCGGCGCCGCGCCTGCGCCTTCGACGAGGGTCTTCGAGCGTTCGAGCAGGTACGTCAGCGCCACTGCGATCTCCTCGTCTGTGACGGTCACCACCTCGTCGACGCGCTCGCGGATGATCTCGAAGGGCCGCTCGCCGACCTTCCGGGTCGCGATCCCGTCGGCGATGGTGTTCACCGAGTCGCGCTCGACGATCTCTCCCGACCGCAGCGACTCCGGCAGCGACGCCGCCCCCTCGGCCTGGACGCCGATCACCCGCGCGTCGGTCGTCGCCGTGACCGCGGTGGCGATGCCGGCGATCAGCCCGCCGCCGCCGACCGGGACGAGGACGGTGTCGACCTCGGGGCACTCGTCGACGATCTCCAGTCCGATCGTCCCCTGGCCGGCCATCACCACGTCGTCGTCGAAGGCGTGGACGTACGTACGGCCCTTATCACGTTCGATCTCACGGGCCTTCGCCTGCGCCTCGTCGTAGTCGGCGCCGTGGAGCACCGCTCGCCCGCCGTACCGTTCGGTCGCCTCGACCTTCGAGATCGGGGCGTGTTTCGGCATCACGATCGTCGCGTCCACGCCCGACCGGCTGGCCGCCAGGGCGACCCCCTGGGCGTGGTTGCCCGCGCTCGCGGTGACGACGCCGGCGTCGCGTTCCGCCGCCGAGAGCGTCTTGATCCGGTTCGTGGCTCCCCGGATCTTGAACGCGCCCGTGCGCTGGAAATTCTCCAGCTTCAGCCGGACGTCGGCGCCGGTGACGTCTGAAAACGAGTAGGAGTACTCCAGCGGCGTCCGGCGCACGACGTCGTCGATCCGGTCGCGCGCCGCTTCGACATCGGAGAGAGAGAGCATACGCCCGGGTTCCGGGCCCGTAGATCCTAATTCTGTCGGCTGACACAGCGGTGAGAGAGCGACGCGCTACCGGCCGTGGGGCCGGCGAGCCTGTCGCGCCGCTACTGGGGGAATCGGGGAAAGGGGGGAATGCACGCGCGTGACGTGCACTTGGCGGTATGTCCTGGTGGTACATAAACATCCGCCACGCGTGGTGGAAGTAAAAACCGCACGACAGCGCCGACCTCGTCGACGCCGTCTGACGGTTGTCTGCCGCGCGTCACACACGGCGGAGGTGTCGGTCCGCGTGACGCCGGGAGTGTCAGCCTCAGACCCTCGCCGGCCGTCGATGGGCAGGATGGGCCTCGGTCGACTCCGGGGCGTGCGGCGGCGAGGCTCCTCCGGGGAGCGCGGGAGCGTTCCGACGGAAGACGACTGATCGGAGGGGAGAGCGAAGCCCGGCCGACGGTTACCGCTCCTCGAGCGGCGGGAACGGCAGGTCCGTGTCGCCGACGTACCGCGCCCGGGGGCGGATCAGCCGGTTGTCCTCGTACTGTTCGAGAACGTGCGCGATCCACCCCGCGACCCGCGACATCGCGAAGATCGGGGTGTACGCGTCGATCGGGATCCCCATCTGGTAGTACGTCGACGCGGAGTAGAAGTCGACGTTGGGCGCGAGCCCCTTCTCCGCGGCAATGTACTCCTCGATCGTGGTCGAGTAGTCGTACCACCGGGAGTCGCCGGCGGTCTCGGCCAGTTCCTTGGACTTCGCCCCGAGGATCTTCGCCCGGGGATCCTTGACGTTGTAGACGCGGTGGCCGAACCCGGGGACGCGGCGGCCCTCCGCGAGGGCCTCCTCGACCCACGTCCGTGGGTCGGTGTCGCTTTCGTCGACCTCCTTCAGCATCCGCATCACGTTGGCGTTGGCGCCGCCGTGGAGCGACCCCGAGAGGGTGCCGATCGCCGAGGTGACCGCGCTGTGGAGGTCCGAAAGCGTCGACGCAGTCACCATCGCGGAGAACGTCGACGCGTTCAGCCCGTGGTCGGCGTGGAGCACCAGGGCCATATCGAACGTCTCCGCTAAGACCTCGTCGGGAACCTCGCCGTTGAGCATGTACAGGAAGTTGGCGGCGTGGCTCAGGTCCTCCCGCGGCGCGACCGCCTCCTCCCCGTTCCGGAACCGCTCGAAGGCCGCGAGGGCGGTGGGGATCTTGGCGGTGATCCGGCAGGCCTTCCGGAGGTTCGCGTCGAGGTCTGTCACGTCCGCGTGGTCGGCGTCGCCGTCGTACGCCGACAGCGACGAGACGACCGTGCGCAGCGCCGCCATCGGGACCTCGTCGGCCGCGGCGAGTTTCTCGACCTCCCCGAGGAGTTCGTCGTCCAGCGCCCGGGTCGCGGCCGTCCACGTACAGAAGCTTTCGAGCTCCTCGGCGGTCGGGAGCTCCCCGTGCCACAGGAGGTAGACGACCTCCTCGTAGGACGCCTCGCGGGCCAGATCCTCGATGGAGTACCCCCGGTATCCCAGCTTCCCGGCGTCGCCGTCGATGTAACTCAGCTCCGACTCGGCGACGAGGACGCCTTCCAGGCCGCGGTGGACGTCGTCTGACATACCTACAGACTTCTCTACCACGTCGAAAAAGCGTTACCGTTTCCGGAAACGGGGCCGCACAGCCGGCAAGCGTTTTTCGTGCTGGCCGCGAACACCGACGTATGTCCCCACGGGACGCGGCGTACGAACCGGTCAGCGTCAAGGAGGTGCTCGCGGAGATGAAAGACACCGCGGAACTCCTGATCGATCTCTCGTACTCCGCCGTCCTCAACGGGAGCGACGAGATCGCCCGGGAGGTACTCGACCTCGAAGACCGGGTCGACCTCCTCCAACTCCAGGGACGGATGAGCCTGCTGATGGCGGCCCGGAGCCCCGAGGACGCCGAACGGCTCGCGCCCGTCTTGGGCGTGATGGGCGCCGCCGAGAAGATCTCCAACGCCGCCGGCGACATCGCCAAGGTCGTCCTCGACGACATCGGCACCCCGGACGCCCTCCGGACGGCGCTGCCCGAGGCGGTCGAGGTGCTGGTACGCGCGAGCGTCGCCCCCGACTCCGCGTACGCCGGCCGGACGCTCCGCGACGTGAATATGGAAACCGAGGCGGGCGTCCGCGTGATCGCGATCCGCCGGGAGTCCGCCACCGGCAAGCGTCGGTGGCTGCTCAGCCCCGGCTCCGACGACGAACTCCAGGCCGAGGACTCGCTGTTACTCCGGGGGCCACAGGACGGCATCCGGACGGTCTACGAGGCCGCCACCGGCGACCCCTACGAGCCGCCGGCCCCCGTCGACCCGCCGGTCGAGGACCTCGAACGCGCCGTCGACTCGATCATCCTGATGAAGGATATGAGCGAACTCGCGGTCGACCTGGCGTACGGCTCGGTGCTGTTCGACAGCGAGGGCGTCGCCGAGGAAGTGCGGGAGCTGGAAGCGGAGGTCGACGCCCTGAAGTCGCGGTTCGAGGCGTGGACGCTCCGGGCGGCGGGGCGGGTGGAGGATCCGGTCCGGCTCCGCGGGCTGGTTCACCTCGCGTCGGCGACGGAGGTCATCTCCGACGCCGCCTTGGAGATCAGCGAGGGCGTGTTGCGGGGGATCGACGCCCACCCCGTCGTCGCGGCCGCGATCGAGGAGTCCGACGAGGTGATCGTCCGGCTGTCGGTCGCGCCCGACGCGGCGCTCGCGGGGACCACCCTCGGCGGGGAGGCGGTGAAGACCCAGACCGGGATGCGCGTGATCGCGGTCCGCCGCGGCGACACGGACGCCGAGTGGGTGGTCCAGCCGGGGCCGGAAACGGAGCTCCGCGCCGGCGACGTCGTCATCGCGAAGGGAACCCGCGCCGGCGCCGAGCGGCTGGGCGACCTCGTCGGCGACGAACAGCGGTTCGAGTCGTGAGGGCCGGGAGCGTTCAGAGCCGCCGCGCCAGCCGCACCGCCTCGACGACGGTCAGAAGCGAGGTCACGAGCAGCGCCGTCGACGTCGCGAGCACGAACGCGAGGATCAGAAACCACCCCTCCGGGCCGACCCCGGGGTACTCGCGCGTCCCCGCGAAGGGGCCGAGCAGTTCGAGGACGCGGGCCAGGTAGGCGAGCACTGCGATCGCGACGCCGACCGCGGCGCCGACGGCGCCGTTCCGCGGCACGCGCAGCGCCTGCATCAGCCCCGATCCCGGCGGCCGTTCGGGTACCTCGTCGCTCACACCCGGCGTTGGGATGGCGGCGACAAATCCGCATCGGTTCGCGGTTGCGGCACCGTCCCGACCCCCGAATCTGACACGATCCGAACCCCTCGCGTTGGGGCAGTCGGACGCGAGACCGAACCCCTAAAGGTCGGTGGCTTCGAGAATCGAATAATGACGACGCTGGGCACGGCGAGTGCAGCCCCCGGAGAGGTCGACACGGGCCGTCTCGCGGTCGGCGAGACCCGCGACGGGACGGCCGTGGGCCTCCCCTGTGCGGTCATCAACGGCGCCACCGACGGGCGGACCCTCTACATCCAGGCGGCCTCCGACGGCGACGAACTCAACGGAGTCGGCGTCATCAACCGGGTGGTTCCCCGGCTCGACCCCGTCGACCTCGCGGGGACGGTCCTCGTCGTGGGGATCGTCAACTACCACGCCTTCCAGACCGCCGAACACCGCAACCCGATCGACGACACCAAGATGAACCGCGCGTATCCGGGCGACGAGAACGGGACCTCTTCGGAGCGCATCGCGGCGGCGACGTTCGACGCCGCCACCCGCGCGGACTTCGCGTTGGACCTCCACCAGGGGTCGACCTCGCGGATGATCGACGAGGTCCGGGTCCGGTGCGGTCGTCGCCACCGCCTCCACGACGAGTGTCTGGAACTCGCGAAGGCGTTCGGCTGCGGGTACGTTCTCGACCAGAAGGGCCCCGGCGGCCAACTCGCCCGCGCGGCCCCCGACGAGGGGATCCCGACCATCGACCCCGAACTCGGCGGCTGTGTCGGCTGGGACCACGACAGCATCGACATCGGCGTCGAGGGCGTGTTCAACGTCCTCCGGGAGTACGGCTTCCTGTCGGGCGAGGCGACCGTGGACCGACAGACCCGCGCGAAGGGGTTCGACCAGTTCGGCTCCCCCAACGGAGGGTTGGTGCGGTTCCGCGCCGCCCTCGGCGACCGGGTGTCGGCCGGGGACCTGCTGTTCGAGGTCACCGACGTCTTCGGGGAGACCAAGGCCCGAGTGACCGCGAACAACGACGGCATCTTCTGGCGCACCCGCCGGCTCCCGCAGGTCGCGACCGGCGAGTACGTCTGCTCGGTCGGCACCAACGTCGACACCTACTGAACGGATGGCTCCCAACCTGTTGGACCTCGCGTGTTCGGCCTGCGACCGCAGCTACGACCGCGCGTCGTGGCGGTGGCGGTGCGACTGCGGCGCGCCGCTTGAGTTCGCGGCGTCGCCGTGGGACGGCGATGCAGGGACGGAGTTCGGCGACGACCCGCCGGCGTCGTGGGGCGATTCCACGGCGGGGCTGTGGTCCTTCGAGCGGTTCCTCCCGACGAGCCCTCGGGTCTCGCTGGGCGAGGGGCGCACGCCGCTGGTCGACGCGCCGGCGTGGAACGCCGCGTTCAAACTCGAATACGTCTCGCCGACCGGCTCGTTCAAGGACCGCGGCGCGACGACGACCCTGTCGGTCGCCGCCGAGTTGGGCGTCGATCGCGTGGTCGAGGACTCCTCCGGCAACGCCGGCGCCGCGATCGCGACCTACGCCGCCCGGGCCGGGATCGACGCCGACATCTACGTCCCGGCGTCGGTCAAACCCGGGAAGCGCCGGGCGATCGAGCGGGCAGGTGCGAACGTGGTCCCGATCGAAGGGGACCGCGGGGCCGTCACCGACGCCTGCGTCGATGCCGTCGAATCGGGGGATGCGTGGTACGCCTCCCACGCGTGGAACCCGGCGTTCTTCGCGGGCACCGCGACGTTCGCCTACGAGGTCTGTGCCCAGCGGGGGTGGACCGCACCCGACGCGGTCGTGCTCCCGATCGGCCACGGTACGCTCTTTTTGGGCGCGTACCGCGGCTTTCGCGCGCTGCGGGCGGTCGGGTGGATCGATTCGGTCCCGCGGCTGCTGGGCGCCCAGGCTGCGGGCTACGCCCCGATCGTTGCGGAACGTCACGGACGGGATGCCGCCGCGGGCGAAAACGAGGTCGCGGACGGCATCCGAATCCGCGAGCCGGTTCGGAAGCAACAGATCCTCGACGCGATCGACGCCACCGACGGCGACGCGATCGCGCTCCCCGAACCGGCGGTCACCCGGGCGCTCGACGCGCTCCACCGGCGGGGGTTCTACACCGAGCCGACGTGTGCGATCGCGCCGGCGGCACTCGAAACCTACCGCGACCGTGGGGTGCTCGCGCCAGACGCCGACGTTGTGGTCCCGCTCACCGGGAGCGGGCTGAAGTCCTGACCCCGGATCAGAGTGTCACCGCCGCCGCGTCCGGTTCCGCTCTTCCTCCCAGTCGATCCACTCGTGTTCCCACCCGGTCTTCGCGAAGTAGCCGTCGGACTCGCTTCGCTCCCTGTCCTCGCGGACGGTGCGGTTCCGGACGGGCGCGCTGCCCTGCTCGCCGTCGACAAGCAGCGGGTCGAACGCGACCGGGCCGGCCCGCTCTATGACCCCGCCGGCGGCGTCGACGACCGCCAGGGTCTGGTCGGGGCCGCCGAGCGGGAGGACGAGCCGGCCGTCGGGGGCGAGCTGGTCGACGAGGCGTTCGGGCGGGGAAACGGCAGCGGCCTCCACGAGGATACGGTCGAACGGCGCGTACTCCGGGAGCCCGTCGGCGCCGTCGCGGGCGTCGACGAGCACGCCGGAGTAGCCCGCGGATTCGAGGTTCGACCGCGCGACGTAGACCAGTTGGCGGTCGATGTCGACGGCGTGGACGCGGGTCTCGCCCACCAGTTCGGCGAGCAACGCGGCGGTGTAGCCCACCCCCGCGCCGACGACGAGCACGTCGCCGGTGGCGTCGGCGTCGGGCGAGTCGGCGTCCGGCGTCGCCGCCGCC comes from Halobellus ruber and encodes:
- the citZ gene encoding citrate synthase → MSDDVHRGLEGVLVAESELSYIDGDAGKLGYRGYSIEDLAREASYEEVVYLLWHGELPTAEELESFCTWTAATRALDDELLGEVEKLAAADEVPMAALRTVVSSLSAYDGDADHADVTDLDANLRKACRITAKIPTALAAFERFRNGEEAVAPREDLSHAANFLYMLNGEVPDEVLAETFDMALVLHADHGLNASTFSAMVTASTLSDLHSAVTSAIGTLSGSLHGGANANVMRMLKEVDESDTDPRTWVEEALAEGRRVPGFGHRVYNVKDPRAKILGAKSKELAETAGDSRWYDYSTTIEEYIAAEKGLAPNVDFYSASTYYQMGIPIDAYTPIFAMSRVAGWIAHVLEQYEDNRLIRPRARYVGDTDLPFPPLEER
- a CDS encoding protein-L-isoaspartate O-methyltransferase family protein, encoding MDPGDLRDEMVDGLEARLPIDAAISLAMRTVPRREFVDDAPYRGQGEDVAGTTVLAPETVARLLTALDVTPRAAATPDADSPDADATGDVLVVGAGVGYTAALLAELVGETRVHAVDIDRQLVYVARSNLESAGYSGVLVDARDGADGLPEYAPFDRILVEAAAVSPPERLVDQLAPDGRLVLPLGGPDQTLAVVDAAGGVIERAGPVAFDPLLVDGEQGSAPVRNRTVREDRERSESDGYFAKTGWEHEWIDWEEERNRTRRR
- the thsB gene encoding thermosome subunit beta; this encodes MIIMGEDAQRVKDRDAQEYNIQAARAVAESVRSTLGPKGMDKMLVDSMGDVTITNDGVTILTEMDIDNPTAEMIVEVAETQEDEAGDGTTTAVAIAGELLKNAEELLDQDIHPTAIINGFHLASQEARSAVDEASESVTPDDTELLKKVAETSMTGKSSELDKELLAELAVETVEAVTVEADDGSYVVDLQNANIETQTGRGTGESELLHGAVIDKDPVHDNMPSASEHADILLLDEAIEIEETDVDTTVNVDSPDQLQKFLDQEEKELREKVQHIVDSGADVVFCQKGIDDMAQHYLAKEGILAVRRTKKSDIGFLRDVVGGAVVSDVSSVTEADLGHGSVRRDSDDELFYVEGHGDEAHGVTLLLRGSTEHVVDEIERGVEDALDVVSTTVSDGRVVSGGGAIEVEVARQLRSYASTVSGREQLAVEAFADAVELVPRVLAGNAGLDSIDTLVELREAHENGDVHAGLNVFTNDVEDTFDAGVVEPAHSKEQALSSATEAANLVLKIDDIIAADELSTSGDGDEGGAGGPGGAGGMGGMGGMGGAM
- a CDS encoding redoxin domain-containing protein, with product MRYNDGDRDSYRFSDHTGAGQWVFPTFYTFDFDPICTAGMCALRDAEFFELDDDLAVLGVSGDGIHSHERFAEHHDSNYPLLSDTVKDVADQYGVVRAEYEGMRRVHQRAAFTIDDGRTVRFATTMDATSPNDIELGPINDVLRGLRA
- a CDS encoding ornithine cyclodeaminase family protein produces the protein METLLLNGDDVREHASLSEVVPAVEAAFAAFARGDAQMPAKSYIDLPAYNGDFRSMPAYLSTPEWDAAGIKWINVHPDNPEKFDLPTVLGTMIYSDPETAFPLAILDGKELTQLRTGAAAAVATDHLAVADADSLGVVGAGVQSYTQLRAIAQVRDIERVVVADRDEERTAAFVAAFEDEFDVVGGSITEAASCDVLSTVTPVESPIVPREAVGPHTHINAIGADAAGKHELDDGILLDSKLVIDDYEQTTHSGEINVPWNQGVLDDDDIHGSVGEIVIGEKPGRVADDGVTVFDSTGLAIQDVAAARIAYEHATAAEAGYAFDFLGVG
- a CDS encoding DUF7536 family protein; the protein is MSDEVPERPPGSGLMQALRVPRNGAVGAAVGVAIAVLAYLARVLELLGPFAGTREYPGVGPEGWFLILAFVLATSTALLVTSLLTVVEAVRLARRL
- a CDS encoding potassium channel family protein; this translates as MSPRDAAYEPVSVKEVLAEMKDTAELLIDLSYSAVLNGSDEIAREVLDLEDRVDLLQLQGRMSLLMAARSPEDAERLAPVLGVMGAAEKISNAAGDIAKVVLDDIGTPDALRTALPEAVEVLVRASVAPDSAYAGRTLRDVNMETEAGVRVIAIRRESATGKRRWLLSPGSDDELQAEDSLLLRGPQDGIRTVYEAATGDPYEPPAPVDPPVEDLERAVDSIILMKDMSELAVDLAYGSVLFDSEGVAEEVRELEAEVDALKSRFEAWTLRAAGRVEDPVRLRGLVHLASATEVISDAALEISEGVLRGIDAHPVVAAAIEESDEVIVRLSVAPDAALAGTTLGGEAVKTQTGMRVIAVRRGDTDAEWVVQPGPETELRAGDVVIAKGTRAGAERLGDLVGDEQRFES
- a CDS encoding threonine synthase — its product is MAPNLLDLACSACDRSYDRASWRWRCDCGAPLEFAASPWDGDAGTEFGDDPPASWGDSTAGLWSFERFLPTSPRVSLGEGRTPLVDAPAWNAAFKLEYVSPTGSFKDRGATTTLSVAAELGVDRVVEDSSGNAGAAIATYAARAGIDADIYVPASVKPGKRRAIERAGANVVPIEGDRGAVTDACVDAVESGDAWYASHAWNPAFFAGTATFAYEVCAQRGWTAPDAVVLPIGHGTLFLGAYRGFRALRAVGWIDSVPRLLGAQAAGYAPIVAERHGRDAAAGENEVADGIRIREPVRKQQILDAIDATDGDAIALPEPAVTRALDALHRRGFYTEPTCAIAPAALETYRDRGVLAPDADVVVPLTGSGLKS
- the ilvA gene encoding threonine ammonia-lyase; the protein is MLSLSDVEAARDRIDDVVRRTPLEYSYSFSDVTGADVRLKLENFQRTGAFKIRGATNRIKTLSAAERDAGVVTASAGNHAQGVALAASRSGVDATIVMPKHAPISKVEATERYGGRAVLHGADYDEAQAKAREIERDKGRTYVHAFDDDVVMAGQGTIGLEIVDECPEVDTVLVPVGGGGLIAGIATAVTATTDARVIGVQAEGAASLPESLRSGEIVERDSVNTIADGIATRKVGERPFEIIRERVDEVVTVTDEEIAVALTYLLERSKTLVEGAGAAPMAALLFEAFDYDDDETIVPALCGGNIDTNQLTTVLVRGLVATGRYLKIRTVLRDRPGALEELVEIIAAERANIYAVQHDRTSRDVAMNEADIEIEIETRGHDHIDQVLDALEAAGYQVEVLA
- a CDS encoding succinylglutamate desuccinylase/aspartoacylase family protein, whose product is MTTLGTASAAPGEVDTGRLAVGETRDGTAVGLPCAVINGATDGRTLYIQAASDGDELNGVGVINRVVPRLDPVDLAGTVLVVGIVNYHAFQTAEHRNPIDDTKMNRAYPGDENGTSSERIAAATFDAATRADFALDLHQGSTSRMIDEVRVRCGRRHRLHDECLELAKAFGCGYVLDQKGPGGQLARAAPDEGIPTIDPELGGCVGWDHDSIDIGVEGVFNVLREYGFLSGEATVDRQTRAKGFDQFGSPNGGLVRFRAALGDRVSAGDLLFEVTDVFGETKARVTANNDGIFWRTRRLPQVATGEYVCSVGTNVDTY